A region of the bacterium genome:
CCCTGGAGCGACTATCCCCACGACAACGACATGCGGACGTGTTTGATTCTTCTTGACAAATTAGCTTTATGGAGCAAAATGCCCATTAGAAATAGACATTATGAACATAAAAGCTAACAATAGGCCAAAAACGCTGGGACCGCAGGCGGCGAGGCTCGTCGCGGAATTGCACGAGCGAGGCCGGACGATTTTCACGCTCGTGGACGTGGAAGCCGTCACGGGTCTTGCGCCCAAATCCGCCCGCAATTTCATGGCATCGCTCGTGACGCGAGGCGTGGCCACGCGCTTGAAGCCTGGCCTGTTCATCCTCGTTCCCTACGAACTGGGGCGGGAGCGCGAGTACCTGGGAAACCCCTACGTCGTGGCGCGGGAACTGGCCGCGGACTCGCGCTATTACATCTCGCACGCCTCGGCGATGGAAATCCACCGAATGACCACGCAGCCGCAACTGGTTGTCTTTACCAGCGCGACCAGGCGAATCCGCGCGCGCAACATCCTCGGAACGGAGTTCCGTTTCGTGCTTTGCCCAAAAACCAGGCTCTTCGGCATCGTCGAGCATTGGATCGAAAAGACCGAAACGATTCGGGTGAGCGACCTTGAGCGTACCGTGATCGACGGGCTCGCTCGCCCGGAATGCTGCGGCGGAATTTCCGAAGTGGCCAAAGGCATGGCCATGCGTCGGGGTGACTTCGACACGCGCAAGCTCGTCGATTATGCCGTCCGGTTCAAGTCGGGGGCGGTGATCCGCAGGCTCGGTTTCCTGCTGGAATTCTTCGAAATGATGAAACCGAACGAAGTCGGTCGCCTGCAAAAGCGTTTAACTAATGCATACGAGGTCCTCGATCCGTTGCTTCCCGACGAGGGACGCCACCTGTCGCGATGGAGATTGCGGTTGAACGTATCACCGGAGGAACTCGAAGCCGTGACGAGAACCTGATCCATGATTCCGCAACGCAATCTTTCGCTCCTGTCCAATCGATTGGCTCGGGGCGGCGGCCGCCGCATCCCCGAATCCGTGCTCGAACGCGACTATTGCCTGGCGTGGTTCCTGTTCGGTCTGTCGCGCACGAACCTGCGGGAGGGCCTTGCATTCAAAGGCGGGACCGCGCTTAAGCGTTGCTGGTTTGGCGATTATCGGTTTTCGGAAGACCTCGACTTTACACTTGTCGAGGAATCTTCCCTCGAATCGATCCTCGCTAAAATGGAAGCCGCATACCGCGAAACGCACCGCGCCTCCGGGATTTCCTTTCGTTTTTCGCGCGCGGATCGAAAGCAGCATGCCAACAGCCAGACGTTCTATCTTGCGTACGAGGGTCCACTTTCCGGGACGGCTCCCAAAGAGGTCAAGGTCGATATCACGATCCGCGAAGAGTTGGTGCGGTCGCTTCTGGATCGCCCGGTGCTTCGCGGTTACGAGGAATATTCGGATCTGCCCACGGATGCCGTCGTTCGCGTGTATTCGCTGGAAGAAATTGCCGCGGAAAAAATCGTGGCGCTCTCCGACCGTGCCCGTAACGAGCCGCGCGATCTGTACGATGCCTGGTTCCTGACGACAAATGGACACGTCGATCTGACGGAACTTCGTCCTGATATCGAACGGAAGATCGTTTTCCGCGGTCGTGCCATGCGAACGCTACAGGCGGATTTTCGGGAGAAAGAGGCGCGCCTGCGGAAGCTCTGGTCCGCGAGGTTGTCGGCTCAGATGATCGACCTGCCGCCGTATGAGAACGTCTTTCGCGCCGTGAGCCGCACCCTGCGAGAGTCCGGGCTGTTCGGAAAATAAGACGTCACAATGAGTTCGAAAACGGCTGAGAACGTCCCGGTCGGGATCGTCGGGACGGACCGTCAACGCCGTCTCCGATCGCGCTCTCCGTTCGCTATCTTGGACCCCTTTAGCATGTGGCGGTTCCGTCGCCGTGCCGATCGATGCGGGTCCTTGTTAGCACGGATGAGGGGCGCGGCGAAGGAGGCGGCGGTGTTTGTTTGATGCTGACCGCTGACGGTCCGCAACAGAGGATCAAGAGATTTGAATCGTCGATTACAACGAAGGACTCGTTGCGCGCGGAAGGGTTTCAAATTGCGCGCGATATTCACGACGAAAAATATCGGAC
Encoded here:
- a CDS encoding transcriptional regulator, whose protein sequence is MNIKANNRPKTLGPQAARLVAELHERGRTIFTLVDVEAVTGLAPKSARNFMASLVTRGVATRLKPGLFILVPYELGREREYLGNPYVVARELAADSRYYISHASAMEIHRMTTQPQLVVFTSATRRIRARNILGTEFRFVLCPKTRLFGIVEHWIEKTETIRVSDLERTVIDGLARPECCGGISEVAKGMAMRRGDFDTRKLVDYAVRFKSGAVIRRLGFLLEFFEMMKPNEVGRLQKRLTNAYEVLDPLLPDEGRHLSRWRLRLNVSPEELEAVTRT
- a CDS encoding nucleotidyl transferase AbiEii/AbiGii toxin family protein encodes the protein MIPQRNLSLLSNRLARGGGRRIPESVLERDYCLAWFLFGLSRTNLREGLAFKGGTALKRCWFGDYRFSEDLDFTLVEESSLESILAKMEAAYRETHRASGISFRFSRADRKQHANSQTFYLAYEGPLSGTAPKEVKVDITIREELVRSLLDRPVLRGYEEYSDLPTDAVVRVYSLEEIAAEKIVALSDRARNEPRDLYDAWFLTTNGHVDLTELRPDIERKIVFRGRAMRTLQADFREKEARLRKLWSARLSAQMIDLPPYENVFRAVSRTLRESGLFGK